A region from the Streptomyces sp. 3214.6 genome encodes:
- a CDS encoding fumarylacetoacetate hydrolase family protein, which produces MPEYRRILLDGAAVQVTVDGDELVAADGRRVKTEDAQHLPPVVPSKVIAVHLNHRSRVDEFGIDLPDTPTYFHKPTSALNSHKGAIVRPEGCKWLNYEGEVAIVIGKTARNISPAEAGEYIAGYTIANDYGLHDFRDTDAGSMLRVKGSDTLCPLGPGLVTDWDFHGKSLRTYVNGEVVQDGTTDEMKWDMHYLVADVARTITLYPGDVLLSGTPAHSRPVQPGDVVEVEVEGLGRLTNHIVTGPIPVRADIGAQPTESEEVLSTALGGDWEFRGIRPPKR; this is translated from the coding sequence ATGCCCGAATACCGCCGCATCCTCCTCGACGGCGCCGCCGTCCAGGTCACCGTCGACGGGGACGAACTCGTCGCCGCAGACGGCCGCCGCGTCAAGACCGAGGACGCCCAGCACCTGCCCCCGGTCGTCCCGTCCAAGGTGATCGCGGTCCACCTCAACCACCGCAGCCGCGTCGACGAGTTCGGGATCGACCTCCCTGACACGCCCACCTACTTCCACAAGCCGACCTCGGCCCTCAACTCCCACAAGGGCGCCATCGTCCGCCCCGAGGGCTGCAAGTGGCTCAACTACGAGGGCGAGGTCGCCATCGTCATCGGGAAGACCGCACGCAACATCTCCCCGGCCGAAGCGGGCGAGTACATCGCCGGCTACACGATCGCCAACGACTACGGACTGCACGACTTCCGCGACACCGACGCCGGCTCCATGCTCCGCGTGAAGGGGTCCGACACCCTGTGCCCGCTCGGGCCCGGCCTGGTCACCGACTGGGACTTCCACGGCAAGAGCCTGCGCACGTACGTCAACGGCGAGGTCGTCCAGGACGGTACGACCGACGAGATGAAGTGGGACATGCACTACCTCGTCGCCGACGTCGCGCGCACCATCACCCTGTATCCCGGCGACGTACTCCTGTCCGGCACCCCCGCCCACTCCCGCCCCGTCCAGCCCGGCGATGTCGTCGAGGTCGAGGTCGAGGGCCTCGGCAGGCTCACCAACCACATCGTCACCGGCCCGATCCCCGTCCGCGCCGACATCGGCGCCCAGCCCACCGAGTCCGAGGAAGTGCTGTCCACCGCGCTCGGCGGCGACTGGGAGTTCCGCGGCATCCGCCCGCCGAAGCGGTGA
- a CDS encoding TetR/AcrR family transcriptional regulator, with protein MSDSSEKPPARLRKRVDYGTGREALLNAAVRVVARGGLRKLTYRAVAEEAGVTHGLVVHHFGSRDALIEAALEHAVRTSASTSSLEPGTGDIADFAAGLADMVTREPAMQTFQYELMLESRRRPELLPQIRALYDEYFEATERELSRSLPEGTSPALTRLVFAALEGLVLHQLILDEPDVTEAALKELRSLLTRQRGDAE; from the coding sequence ATGAGCGATTCCTCCGAAAAGCCCCCGGCCAGGCTCCGCAAGCGGGTGGACTACGGGACCGGCCGCGAGGCCCTGCTCAACGCGGCCGTGCGCGTCGTGGCCCGAGGAGGGCTGCGCAAGCTCACCTATCGCGCCGTCGCGGAGGAGGCGGGTGTCACGCACGGGCTCGTGGTGCACCACTTCGGTTCGCGGGACGCGCTGATCGAGGCAGCCCTCGAACACGCGGTACGCACCAGCGCGAGTACGAGCTCCCTGGAACCCGGTACGGGCGACATCGCGGACTTCGCGGCGGGACTGGCGGACATGGTCACCCGCGAGCCGGCCATGCAGACGTTCCAGTACGAGCTCATGCTCGAGTCCCGACGCAGGCCCGAGCTGCTGCCGCAGATCCGCGCGCTGTACGACGAGTACTTCGAGGCCACGGAGAGGGAGCTGTCCCGCAGCCTGCCCGAAGGCACCAGCCCTGCCCTGACCCGGCTCGTCTTCGCCGCCCTGGAGGGTCTCGTACTGCATCAGCTGATCCTCGACGAGCCGGACGTCACCGAGGCCGCGCTGAAGGAGCTGCGGTCACTGCTGACCCGGCAGCGTGGAGACGCCGAGTAG
- a CDS encoding cytochrome P450 yields MTVTTAGPASATEDLLPFRDTGFRADPYPYYARLRQEHPVYRHPVGLYVVSRYEDVARLIRNPTLSVQQLDFGPATPIHHTMLGKDAPDHTRLRRITNRWFTPKAVEEWSRVMRASVEAVLDEVEKGDGTLDAAGGLSLKCTFETTCHIFGIEPTEMDTIQRKTYEIGLSLGPGGNDEEARATTEAFAWFAEHIRQLVADKRAHPGEGLIDAFIAAQDEGRMTEEEVVYTIFLFFAVGHLDVKHLINHGIWLMTQHPELFAAYRDEPEARPGIINEILRIDTPESMVVRLTTQDTVIGDTTVPAGEALALLIASANRDPEVFADPDTFDHTRPLAASQHLAFGSGMHGCAGQVLARAEADIVFSSIVNRFSGVESAGEPAYAHTEFLRTITHLPVRFL; encoded by the coding sequence ATGACCGTCACCACCGCCGGACCCGCGTCCGCCACCGAGGACCTGCTGCCCTTCCGCGACACCGGCTTCCGTGCGGACCCGTACCCGTACTACGCGCGGCTGCGGCAGGAGCATCCTGTCTACAGGCACCCGGTCGGCCTGTACGTCGTCTCCCGCTACGAGGACGTCGCCCGGCTGATCCGCAACCCCACCCTGAGCGTGCAGCAGCTCGACTTCGGGCCGGCCACCCCGATCCACCACACCATGCTCGGCAAGGACGCCCCCGACCACACGCGGCTGCGGCGGATCACCAACCGCTGGTTCACACCCAAGGCCGTCGAGGAGTGGTCCAGGGTGATGCGCGCCTCCGTGGAGGCCGTGCTCGACGAGGTCGAGAAGGGCGACGGCACCCTGGACGCCGCCGGCGGCCTCTCCCTGAAGTGCACCTTCGAGACGACCTGCCACATCTTCGGCATCGAGCCGACCGAGATGGACACCATCCAGCGCAAGACCTACGAGATCGGGCTGAGCCTCGGCCCCGGCGGCAACGACGAGGAGGCCCGCGCCACCACGGAGGCGTTCGCCTGGTTCGCCGAGCACATCCGCCAGCTCGTGGCCGACAAGCGCGCCCACCCCGGCGAGGGACTGATCGACGCCTTCATCGCCGCGCAGGACGAGGGCCGGATGACCGAGGAAGAAGTCGTCTACACCATCTTCCTGTTCTTCGCCGTGGGCCACCTCGACGTCAAGCACCTGATCAACCACGGCATCTGGCTGATGACGCAGCATCCCGAGCTGTTCGCCGCCTACCGCGACGAGCCGGAGGCCCGGCCGGGCATCATCAACGAGATCCTGCGGATCGACACGCCCGAGTCGATGGTGGTGCGCCTGACCACGCAGGACACGGTCATCGGCGACACCACCGTGCCGGCCGGAGAGGCGCTGGCCCTGCTCATCGCCTCCGCCAACCGCGACCCCGAGGTCTTCGCCGACCCCGACACCTTCGACCACACCCGCCCGCTCGCCGCCAGCCAGCACCTGGCCTTCGGCTCCGGCATGCACGGCTGCGCCGGCCAGGTCCTGGCCCGCGCCGAGGCCGACATCGTCTTCAGCTCGATCGTCAACCGGTTCTCCGGTGTCGAGTCGGCGGGCGAGCCCGCCTATGCGCACACCGAGTTCCTGCGCACGATCACCCACCTCCCCGTCCGTTTTCTCTGA
- a CDS encoding ferredoxin, with translation MKVEVDLKKCQDHGQCVYAAPDLFALDDEGRLSLRSRATDVYVADVDEGSAEELYEAAEVCPLQAITVRE, from the coding sequence ATGAAGGTCGAAGTCGACCTCAAGAAGTGCCAGGACCACGGCCAGTGCGTGTACGCGGCCCCCGACCTTTTCGCGCTGGACGACGAGGGACGCCTGTCCCTGCGGTCGCGGGCGACCGACGTCTACGTGGCCGACGTGGACGAGGGAAGCGCCGAGGAACTGTACGAGGCCGCCGAGGTCTGTCCGCTGCAGGCCATCACGGTGCGCGAGTAG
- a CDS encoding APC family permease, whose translation MDSQTAVPKQTGHDASMEGKLKPDSLGVLGILFFVLSAQAPLTAVAGAVPFAVAIGSGAGAPTAYLAAGAIVLLFSVGFVAMSRHVVDAGAFYSYIGKGLGRPAGSGGAGLALLAYCAVQAAMYGLYGATVSALVEHYSGVHVAWWVWVLVTMAIVQVLGALGIEMGAKILAVFVLAEFSILIVFALVTFFKGGGPQGLGFTDSFSPSAALKGAPGVALMFAVASMFGFEATAIYGEEAREPRRTVPRATYLSVAVITSFLAFTSWMLVSAHGASRATGDAGKALQSGDATSFVFAPIAALFGGWANDVLPILLSTSLFAGILAFHNSANRYLFSLGREGLLPHGLTSINRRHSPWAAGTVQTMLSVLLVMPFAILGKDPVLTLFSWLSGVSVLSIMLLYFLTSASVVVFFRRSRTDTRPWNTLIAPVLGALGIAGAVWVIVDNFTTLIGGDQTTAIWLQITVPVVLVLGVVAARLTRPRAEATG comes from the coding sequence GTGGACAGTCAGACCGCGGTTCCTAAGCAAACGGGTCATGATGCATCCATGGAAGGCAAGCTCAAGCCCGATTCTCTCGGTGTCCTGGGCATTCTTTTCTTCGTTCTCTCCGCCCAGGCGCCGCTGACGGCCGTCGCGGGGGCCGTGCCCTTCGCCGTCGCCATCGGCAGCGGTGCAGGCGCTCCCACCGCCTACCTCGCAGCCGGCGCCATCGTTTTGCTCTTCTCCGTCGGATTCGTCGCCATGAGCCGCCATGTCGTGGACGCCGGAGCCTTCTACAGCTACATCGGCAAGGGGCTCGGCCGCCCGGCCGGTTCCGGCGGCGCCGGGCTCGCCCTCTTGGCTTACTGTGCCGTGCAGGCCGCCATGTACGGGCTGTACGGCGCCACGGTGAGCGCCCTGGTCGAGCACTACTCGGGCGTCCACGTGGCGTGGTGGGTCTGGGTCCTGGTCACCATGGCGATCGTGCAGGTCCTCGGCGCCTTGGGTATCGAGATGGGCGCGAAGATCCTGGCCGTCTTCGTCCTGGCGGAGTTCAGCATCCTGATCGTCTTCGCGCTCGTGACCTTCTTCAAGGGCGGCGGGCCCCAGGGGCTCGGCTTCACCGACAGCTTCTCGCCGTCCGCCGCGCTCAAGGGCGCTCCCGGTGTGGCGCTGATGTTCGCCGTGGCGTCGATGTTCGGCTTCGAGGCCACCGCCATCTACGGCGAGGAAGCCCGCGAACCCCGTAGGACCGTCCCTCGGGCCACCTACCTGTCGGTCGCGGTGATCACGAGCTTCCTCGCCTTCACCTCGTGGATGCTGGTCTCGGCACACGGCGCGTCCCGGGCGACGGGCGATGCGGGCAAGGCGCTGCAGAGCGGCGACGCGACGAGCTTCGTCTTCGCCCCGATCGCCGCCCTGTTCGGCGGCTGGGCGAACGACGTGCTGCCGATCCTGCTGTCCACCTCCCTCTTCGCAGGCATCCTGGCCTTCCACAACTCCGCCAACCGCTACCTGTTCTCCCTCGGCCGGGAGGGCCTGCTGCCCCACGGGCTGACCTCCATCAACCGGCGCCACTCGCCCTGGGCCGCAGGCACCGTGCAGACCATGCTCTCCGTGCTGCTGGTGATGCCCTTCGCCATCCTCGGCAAGGACCCGGTGCTGACCCTCTTCTCCTGGCTCAGCGGCGTCTCCGTCCTCAGCATCATGCTGCTGTACTTCCTCACCTCGGCCTCGGTCGTCGTCTTCTTCCGCCGCTCGCGCACCGACACCCGCCCCTGGAACACCCTGATCGCCCCCGTACTGGGCGCGCTCGGCATCGCCGGGGCCGTCTGGGTCATCGTCGACAACTTCACGACGCTCATCGGCGGTGACCAGACCACCGCCATATGGCTCCAGATCACCGTTCCGGTGGTTCTGGTCCTCGGCGTCGTCGCCGCCCGGCTGACGCGGCCCCGGGCGGAGGCCACCGGCTGA
- a CDS encoding aldehyde dehydrogenase: protein MLNATHEDLLRRAKELDLPTQHHIDGRSEAGDGGSFAVISPRDGQTLAQVADAREAEVDLAVTAARRAFDTGPWPHLAPAERGRVLLRIADLLQERREELALTVSLEMGKPITDAYAIELRAAINTFRWYGQLADKLTDESPHTAPDSLALITREPTGVVGAVVPWNFPLTLASWKVAPALAAGCTVVLKPSESSPLSALLLGRVATDAGLPPGVLNVVTGDGPVAGRALGLHPDVDVLAFTGSTAVGRHFLHYAADSNLKRVWLELGGKSPNIVLPDAPDLEKAAATAAWGIFFNQGEMCTAPSRLLVHSSIAEQVTEVVVARARELRVGDPLDPATEMGALVGDSHLDRVLEHVASGLDEGARLRVGGGRALAETGGSYLRPTVFDRVDPGMRLAREEIFGPVLSVLAFDDLDEAVRLANATEYGLAAGLWTSDLSTAHKVSRAVKAGTVWVNCYEEGDLTVPFGGMKQSGNGRDKSTHAIEKYTELKTTWIQL, encoded by the coding sequence GTGCTGAACGCCACCCATGAGGACCTGCTGCGCCGCGCCAAGGAACTCGACCTGCCCACGCAGCACCACATCGACGGCAGGAGCGAAGCCGGTGACGGTGGATCATTCGCCGTGATCTCCCCGCGCGACGGCCAGACCCTGGCCCAGGTCGCCGACGCGCGGGAGGCCGAGGTCGATCTCGCCGTCACGGCGGCGCGCCGCGCCTTCGACACAGGGCCGTGGCCGCACCTCGCGCCCGCCGAGCGCGGCCGGGTCCTGCTGCGGATCGCCGATCTGCTTCAGGAGCGGCGTGAGGAACTGGCGCTGACCGTGAGCCTGGAGATGGGCAAACCGATCACGGACGCGTACGCCATCGAGCTGCGCGCCGCGATCAACACCTTCCGCTGGTACGGGCAGCTCGCCGACAAGCTCACGGACGAGTCCCCCCATACCGCGCCGGACTCGCTCGCCCTGATCACCCGGGAGCCGACAGGTGTCGTCGGCGCCGTCGTGCCATGGAACTTCCCGCTCACCTTGGCAAGCTGGAAAGTCGCTCCCGCGCTCGCCGCCGGCTGCACGGTCGTCCTGAAGCCGTCGGAGTCCTCTCCGCTGTCCGCCCTCCTGCTCGGCCGCGTCGCCACCGACGCCGGACTGCCACCGGGCGTCCTCAACGTCGTGACCGGTGACGGGCCGGTGGCGGGGCGGGCGCTCGGCCTCCACCCCGACGTGGACGTCCTGGCCTTCACCGGATCCACCGCCGTCGGCCGCCACTTCCTGCACTACGCCGCCGACTCCAACCTCAAGCGCGTCTGGCTCGAACTCGGCGGCAAGTCACCGAACATCGTGCTGCCCGACGCCCCGGACCTGGAGAAGGCGGCGGCGACGGCGGCCTGGGGCATCTTCTTCAACCAGGGTGAGATGTGCACCGCCCCTTCCCGGCTGCTGGTCCACTCCTCCATCGCCGAACAGGTCACGGAAGTTGTCGTGGCGCGGGCGCGCGAGCTGCGGGTGGGCGACCCGCTCGATCCGGCGACCGAGATGGGCGCACTGGTCGGCGACAGCCACCTGGACAGGGTGCTGGAGCATGTCGCCTCCGGTCTGGACGAGGGCGCCCGGCTGCGCGTGGGCGGGGGCCGGGCCCTGGCCGAGACCGGCGGCAGCTACCTGCGGCCCACCGTGTTCGACCGGGTCGACCCCGGCATGCGGCTGGCCCGCGAGGAGATCTTCGGCCCCGTCCTGTCCGTCCTTGCCTTCGACGACCTCGACGAGGCGGTACGGCTGGCCAACGCCACCGAGTACGGCCTCGCCGCCGGCCTGTGGACCTCCGACCTGTCCACCGCCCACAAGGTCTCGCGCGCAGTCAAGGCCGGGACGGTCTGGGTCAACTGCTACGAGGAGGGCGACCTGACCGTCCCCTTCGGCGGCATGAAGCAGTCCGGCAACGGCCGCGACAAGTCCACCCACGCCATCGAGAAGTACACCGAACTGAAGACCACCTGGATCCAGCTGTGA
- a CDS encoding gamma-glutamyl-gamma-aminobutyrate hydrolase family protein, with amino-acid sequence MTRTHRRPLIAIPARFAATTSALRYAAEVNARALVEAVWRAGGEPVSIHPADPAGADVAERLARFDGVLLPGGGDLAPHRYGAADTHDSVYDVDDLQDVFDLEVARRALDSGLPLLAICRGLQVVNVALGGSLEQDMGGADREHRHIVHPVAIQRGTLLEQATGAEKTEASCYHHQRVDRIGVGLTVTARAADGTVEGLELSGYPGWFTAVQWHPEDTADQDPAQQGLFDALVQTAHKRH; translated from the coding sequence GTGACCCGCACACACAGGCGCCCCCTGATCGCGATTCCGGCCCGGTTCGCCGCCACCACGTCCGCGCTCCGCTACGCCGCCGAGGTCAACGCCCGCGCGCTGGTCGAGGCCGTGTGGCGGGCCGGGGGTGAGCCGGTGAGCATCCACCCCGCCGACCCGGCCGGAGCCGACGTGGCCGAGCGGCTCGCCCGCTTCGACGGCGTGTTGCTCCCGGGCGGCGGAGATTTGGCCCCGCACCGCTACGGAGCCGCCGACACCCATGACAGTGTCTATGACGTCGACGACCTCCAGGACGTGTTCGATCTCGAAGTCGCCCGGCGGGCCCTGGACTCGGGTCTGCCCCTGCTCGCGATCTGCCGTGGGCTGCAGGTGGTGAACGTCGCCCTCGGCGGCAGTCTGGAACAGGACATGGGCGGCGCGGACCGCGAACACCGGCACATCGTGCACCCGGTCGCGATCCAGCGAGGCACCCTGCTCGAACAGGCCACCGGCGCCGAGAAGACGGAGGCCTCCTGCTACCACCACCAGCGCGTCGACCGCATCGGTGTCGGGCTCACGGTCACCGCGCGGGCCGCCGACGGCACGGTGGAGGGGCTCGAACTGTCTGGATACCCCGGGTGGTTCACGGCGGTGCAGTGGCACCCCGAGGACACCGCGGACCAGGACCCGGCCCAGCAGGGCCTGTTCGACGCCCTGGTTCAGACTGCCCACAAGAGACACTGA
- a CDS encoding bifunctional methylenetetrahydrofolate dehydrogenase/methenyltetrahydrofolate cyclohydrolase, protein MTTATLLDGKAAAAETKRELAERVEVLKSRGVAPGLGTILVGDDPASRSYVGGKHRDCAQVGIASIRVDLPGTATQAEVEAAVLGLNADPACTGFIVQLPLPAHIDTHAVLELIDPAKDADGLHPANLGRLVLGIPAPLPCTPRGIIDLLRRNHVPITGQQFCVIGCGLTVGRPLGLMLTRSTEHATVTLCHEATQDTAAHARIADVVVAAAGVAHLVRPDWIKPGATVLSVGITRTVEGILGDVHPDVDQIAGSLAPPVGGVGPMTRAMLLTNIVEAAERR, encoded by the coding sequence ATGACCACCGCGACACTGCTCGACGGCAAGGCCGCGGCAGCCGAGACCAAACGTGAACTCGCCGAGCGGGTGGAGGTGCTGAAGAGCCGAGGCGTCGCCCCCGGGCTGGGCACCATCCTGGTCGGCGACGATCCGGCCAGCCGTTCCTACGTCGGCGGCAAGCACCGCGACTGCGCCCAGGTCGGCATCGCCTCGATCCGGGTGGACCTGCCCGGCACGGCGACTCAGGCCGAGGTCGAGGCCGCCGTGCTGGGGCTCAACGCCGACCCGGCGTGCACCGGCTTCATCGTCCAACTGCCGCTGCCGGCCCACATCGACACCCACGCCGTGCTGGAGCTGATCGATCCCGCCAAGGACGCCGACGGGCTCCACCCGGCCAACCTGGGCCGGCTCGTACTGGGCATACCGGCGCCGCTGCCCTGCACCCCGCGCGGCATCATCGACCTACTGCGACGCAACCACGTGCCCATCACCGGACAGCAGTTCTGCGTCATCGGCTGCGGGCTCACTGTGGGCCGGCCGCTCGGCCTGATGCTGACCCGCAGCACCGAGCACGCCACGGTGACCCTGTGCCACGAGGCCACCCAGGACACGGCCGCCCACGCTCGCATCGCCGACGTGGTCGTGGCCGCGGCCGGCGTGGCCCATCTGGTCAGGCCCGACTGGATCAAACCGGGCGCCACCGTCCTGTCCGTCGGCATCACCCGGACCGTCGAGGGCATCCTCGGAGACGTCCACCCGGACGTCGACCAGATCGCCGGCTCCCTCGCACCCCCGGTCGGAGGAGTGGGGCCGATGACCCGCGCCATGCTGCTGACCAACATCGTCGAGGCGGCAGAGCGCCGCTGA
- the purU gene encoding formyltetrahydrofolate deformylase, which produces MQRSILTLRCPDQPGIVHALAAGVAEAKGNILESAQFSDPGTGIFTIRVSLETPEADTEGLRDELTLRLARFDPVLTVRPEERRRRVLLMVSKFDHCLVDLLYRWDLGELPVDIPLIVSNHPDLAPVAKRYGIPFVHLHVTRDSKPEAEAELLRLVAEHQVDFVVLARYMQVLSDDLCGKLSGRIINIHHSFLPGFKGAKPYHQAHDRGVKLIGATAHFVTADLDEGPIIEQDVVRVGHRHTAPELVAIGRDVERVVLARAVRLHAEDRVVLTGSRTVVFA; this is translated from the coding sequence GTGCAACGCTCCATTCTCACGCTCCGCTGCCCCGACCAGCCCGGCATCGTCCACGCGCTCGCCGCGGGCGTCGCGGAGGCCAAGGGCAACATCCTGGAGAGCGCCCAGTTCTCCGATCCCGGCACCGGCATCTTCACCATCCGTGTGAGCCTGGAGACACCCGAGGCCGACACCGAGGGCCTGCGGGACGAACTCACACTGCGGCTGGCCCGTTTCGACCCGGTGCTGACCGTCCGGCCCGAGGAGCGGCGCCGCCGGGTGCTGCTGATGGTGTCGAAGTTCGACCACTGCCTGGTCGACCTGCTCTACCGCTGGGACCTGGGCGAACTGCCCGTCGACATCCCGCTGATCGTCTCCAACCACCCTGACCTGGCACCGGTCGCGAAGCGGTACGGCATCCCCTTCGTCCACCTCCATGTCACCCGCGACAGCAAGCCCGAGGCGGAGGCCGAGCTGCTGCGGCTGGTGGCCGAGCACCAGGTCGACTTCGTGGTGCTCGCCCGCTACATGCAGGTCCTCTCCGACGACCTGTGCGGCAAGCTGTCCGGCCGGATCATCAACATCCATCACTCGTTCCTGCCGGGCTTCAAGGGCGCCAAGCCCTACCACCAGGCCCACGACCGGGGCGTCAAACTCATCGGCGCCACCGCCCACTTCGTCACCGCCGACCTGGACGAGGGCCCGATCATCGAGCAGGACGTCGTCCGCGTCGGTCATCGCCACACCGCGCCCGAACTGGTCGCGATCGGCCGGGACGTCGAGCGGGTCGTACTGGCCCGGGCTGTCCGGCTGCACGCGGAGGACCGCGTCGTTCTCACCGGCTCCCGCACCGTCGTCTTCGCCTGA
- a CDS encoding aminomethyltransferase family protein: MAIPEGLSPTPFAPRYADRVEEWIDVYGNAVPLAIGDPAEEYAAIRTAVGASEYSMLYKWHVEGEDAVAAVDAVFSRSVKGLGAGRIAYGVVVDADGLMVDDVTVAALAPDHVVVTGGNPATQQSLTAHAPAGTTVTERRDESAVLTLQGPRSRDVLQRLTHVDVSNAAFPYYSFLRDVLIAGIPAQVSRLGFTAELGYEIQVPRERALELWDAVFEAGADLGIRAFGAIALLTCRTEAGMIMGELEYDHTVTPFECRMGWALDFDKGPFQGRDALLARKDSATGRVVSVVVDAAPESAEGARLELDGRDIGYVTMALPSPALDGATLGLARVHRDAVKSGTALTAVAADGSKADATVRPTPVYDPERARVRA; this comes from the coding sequence ATGGCCATCCCCGAAGGACTGAGCCCCACCCCGTTCGCTCCCCGCTACGCGGACCGTGTCGAGGAGTGGATCGACGTCTACGGCAACGCCGTACCGCTGGCCATTGGTGATCCGGCCGAGGAGTACGCGGCCATCCGCACCGCCGTCGGGGCCTCGGAGTACTCGATGCTCTACAAGTGGCATGTCGAGGGTGAGGATGCGGTCGCCGCCGTCGACGCCGTGTTCTCGCGCAGCGTCAAGGGGCTGGGTGCCGGACGTATCGCCTACGGGGTCGTGGTCGACGCCGACGGGCTGATGGTGGACGACGTGACGGTGGCCGCCCTCGCGCCCGACCACGTCGTCGTCACCGGCGGCAACCCGGCCACCCAGCAGTCGCTGACCGCGCACGCCCCCGCCGGCACCACCGTCACGGAGCGCCGCGACGAGTCCGCCGTACTGACCTTGCAGGGCCCGCGCAGCCGCGACGTCCTGCAGCGCCTCACCCACGTCGACGTGTCCAACGCAGCGTTCCCCTACTACTCCTTCCTGCGCGACGTCCTCATCGCGGGCATTCCGGCACAGGTCAGCCGGCTCGGGTTCACCGCCGAGCTCGGCTACGAGATCCAGGTCCCGCGGGAGCGCGCGCTGGAGCTGTGGGACGCGGTCTTCGAAGCGGGTGCGGACCTCGGGATCAGGGCCTTCGGGGCGATCGCCCTGCTCACCTGCCGCACCGAGGCCGGGATGATCATGGGGGAGCTGGAGTACGACCACACGGTCACACCGTTCGAGTGCCGGATGGGCTGGGCGCTGGACTTCGACAAGGGCCCCTTCCAGGGCCGGGACGCGCTGCTCGCCAGGAAGGACAGCGCGACCGGTCGTGTCGTCAGCGTCGTCGTGGACGCGGCACCCGAGTCCGCCGAGGGCGCCCGGCTGGAGCTGGACGGCCGGGACATCGGCTACGTGACGATGGCGCTGCCCTCCCCCGCCCTTGACGGCGCCACCCTCGGCCTCGCCCGCGTCCACCGCGACGCCGTGAAGTCCGGGACCGCGCTGACCGCCGTCGCCGCCGACGGCTCCAAGGCCGACGCCACGGTGCGGCCCACCCCCGTGTACGACCCCGAGCGCGCCCGCGTGCGGGCCTGA
- a CDS encoding TetR/AcrR family transcriptional regulator — translation MTAVAETDGEAGQEARPGYGEGRGALLEAAVRVVARGGLRKLTYRAVAAEAGVTHGLVAHHFGSRDTLLEEALRWCVTRSIETSSLVPASGRLEDFAATLADFIAADPDIQAFQYELKLESSRRPELRHHVAMLYDAYRDAVRAALACFDVSQEMTEIVFAALDGLVFHQVTSGAPDRTEESVDALRRLLAAHRAQASPGVTGGTLNEPKLSRADFRSGDDEHLPRA, via the coding sequence ATGACTGCCGTGGCAGAGACGGACGGCGAGGCCGGCCAGGAGGCCCGGCCCGGTTACGGCGAAGGGCGGGGGGCCCTCCTGGAAGCGGCGGTCAGAGTGGTGGCCCGTGGCGGCCTGCGGAAACTGACCTACCGTGCCGTCGCCGCCGAAGCCGGTGTCACCCACGGACTGGTCGCCCACCACTTCGGTTCGCGCGACACGCTGCTCGAAGAGGCGCTGCGGTGGTGCGTCACACGCAGCATCGAGACGTCCTCGCTGGTGCCCGCCAGCGGAAGGCTGGAGGACTTCGCCGCGACCCTGGCCGACTTCATCGCGGCCGACCCGGACATCCAGGCCTTTCAGTACGAGCTGAAGCTCGAATCCAGCCGGCGGCCGGAGCTGCGCCACCACGTCGCCATGCTCTACGACGCGTACCGCGACGCCGTCCGCGCGGCACTGGCCTGCTTCGACGTGTCGCAGGAGATGACGGAGATCGTCTTCGCGGCCCTGGATGGCCTGGTCTTCCACCAGGTCACGTCCGGTGCACCGGACCGCACCGAGGAGAGTGTCGACGCCTTGCGCCGGCTCCTAGCGGCCCATCGCGCGCAGGCGTCACCGGGGGTGACCGGCGGTACATTGAATGAGCCGAAGCTCTCCCGCGCCGACTTCAGGAGCGGCGATGACGAGCATCTTCCCAGGGCGTGA